One genomic window of Elaeis guineensis isolate ETL-2024a chromosome 2, EG11, whole genome shotgun sequence includes the following:
- the LOC105057952 gene encoding protein CHUP1, chloroplastic, whose protein sequence is MEVGAMKGLVEGDKKDMKPLIFKLGVALALSIAGYFASRFHSRPRLPPPPASSPASDEPENAGRSATARAATGGTRSLKDELPIIRSEEALAKIIRGTSASTISTTTTTVLGSSPICKSSEDEEEFLLPEFNQIVVREFETAQQDLEASTKIPMNSKLDIKDVEMELEIAYLRNLVHSLQEREKCLELQMLEYYGLKEQEATVRELENRLKMNTMEVKLLSLKIESLQDENQKLKNQVLDYSRVMTELESARSMIKLLKKKLKSDGEQARDKLASLQQKIAVLQENEHKDGKNDVEVESNLKRLKEVEDEATELRKENSRLVQEKLDLMQKLESTTQMISSATLKAPGAEVLEEVCCLREENKNLAREIEQLQTDRCADVEELVYLRWINACLRYELRNYQAPPGKTAARDLSRSLSPTSEDKAKQLILEYANANLGIDEKNISLVDFDSESCSSSQASTGECDDASFDISSSTKNSSSSKSKFIRKLKKLVLGKGRNSSKNSSVDKTHTNWGDSEIRGSVSTCSLDDMIGRNTCDSISSRFLMEHAPTNHLIGMESHANAKFQNKGGWSKGFYRTSFDVPRLGKLNLEEVKEGQVECGRCDTGTSTSYRKMVCGDDSVISMSHDSLLDHGDIVVSEQNELKKYAEVLKSSHASAKVKKRSASLS, encoded by the exons ATGGAGGTGGGGGCGATGAAGGGGTTGGTGGAGGGAGACAAGAAGGACATGAAGCCCCTGATTTTTAAACTGGGCGTCGCTTTGGCCCTCTCCATCGCTGGCTACTTCGCCTCTCGATTCCATTCCCGCCCCCGCCTTCcccctcctcccgcctcctctccag CAAGCGATGAGCCGGAAAACGCTGGCAGGTCCGCGACCGCTCGCGCTGCCACTGGCGGTACAAGAAGCCTCAAGGATGAACTGCCCATTATTCGAAGT GAGGAAgctttggccaagataatccgtGGGACATCCGCCTCCACCATcagcaccaccaccaccaccgttTTGGGGTCGTCTCCGATCTGTAAGAGTTCAGAGGATGAAGAGGAGTTTCTTTTACCAGAGTTTAATCAGATAGTCGTGAGGGAGTTTGAGACAGCTCAGCAAGACTTGGAGGCTAGCACCAAAATCCCCATGAATAGCAAGTTGGATATCAAGGACGTGGAAATGGAGCTGGAGATTGCATACCTTCGCAACTTGGTGCACTCTCTCCAGGAGAGGGAAAAATGTCTTGAGTTACAGATGCTCGAGTATTATGGATTAAAGGAACAGGAGGCCACTGTGAGAGAGCTGGAGAACAGGTTGAAGATGAACACGATGGAGGTTAAACTGTTATCACTAAAGATTGAGTCCTTGCAAGATGAAAACCAGAAACTCAAAAATCAGGTGTTGGACTACTCAAGAGTAATGACCGAACTGGAGTCTGCAAGGTCGATGATTAAGCTTCTGAAGAAGAAACTAAAATCAGATGGAGAGCAGGCAAGGGATAAGCTAGCTTCCCTTCAGCAGAAAATTGCCGTGTTGCAAGAAAATGAGCACAAGGATGGCAAAAATGATGTAGAGGTCGAGAGCAATTTGAAGAGGCTGAAGGAGGTGGAAGATGAAGCTACTGAGCTTAGAAAGGAGAACTCAAGACTGGTACAGGAGAAATTGGACTTGATGCAGAAATTGGAGTCTACTACACAAATGATATCATCTGCCACTTTAAAGGCCCCTGGG GCAGAAGTACTGGAAGAAGTTTGTTGCTTGagggaagaaaataaaaacttgGCAAGGGAAATTGAGCAGCTTCAAACTGATCGTTGTGCAGATGTTGAAGAATTGGTATATCTTAGGTGGATCAATGCATGCTTACGATATGAGCTGAGGAATTATCAGGCCCCTCCAGGGAAGACAGCAGCTAGGGATCTAAGCAGGAGCTTGAGTCCAACTTCGGAAGACAAAGCCAAGCAGCTCATACTGGAATATGCAAATGCAAATTTGGGTATTGATGAGAAAAACATCAGCCTTGTGGATTTTGATTCGGAGTCTTGTTCTTCTTCACAAGCATCCACCGGAGAGTGTGATGATGCATCCTTTGATATCTCTTCATCAACGAAAAATAGCAGCTCGAGCAAATCTAAATTTATTAGAAAGCTTAAAAAGCTGGTATTGGGAAAAGGCAGGAACAGTAGCAAAAATTCCTCGGTAGATAAAACTCATACAAACTGGGGTGATTCAGAGATAAGGGGATCTGTTTCAACTTGTTCGTTGGATGATATGATTGGAAGAAACACGTGTGATAGTATTTCTTCACGCTTTTTGATGGAACATGCCCCAACCAATCATCTAATAGGAATGGAATCACATGCTAATGCAAAATTTCAAAATAAAGGTGGCTGGTCTAAGGGTTTCTATAGAACCTCTTTTGATGTTCCAAGACTAGGGAAGCTTAATCTAGAGGAAGTTAAAGAGGGTCAAGTAGAATGTGGTAGATGTGATACGGGAACATCAACTAGTTACAGAAAAATGGTATGCGGAGATGACAGTGTGATCAGTATGAGCCATGATAGTTTACTTGATCATGGAGACATTGTTGTTTCTGAGCAGAATGAGCTGAAAAAATATGCTGAAGTTTTGAAGAGTTCTCATGCATCAGCGAAAGTAAAGAAAAGATCAGCATCATTAAGTTAG